A stretch of DNA from Endozoicomonas sp. 8E:
GACAGGCCATCTGGAATTTCCATTGCTGCACATCATAGGTTGCTAACTGTGACTCACTGCAGGTTGCAGATTCACAGCTATTAATAAATTCCTGAGTACTACAGGCAGCGGCAACATGCTCTGTTTCCGTAGTAATGTAATCACTGCCCGTCGCTGCAACCGTTTTATTCGCACGAATACGATCCATCATATCGTTGACAACAATGACAGCCTGGGAGCGGAAATAAGCCAACTGGTTATGCTGAAGGCTTTTGGTTTGCAGGCCAGCCATGCCCAGCACACCGACGGAGATCACCATTAGAGCCACCATGACTTCGATCAGACCAATACCCTTCTGATACACCCGATTGATCAGGTTGCGTGTACTTCCTTTCATACGCACCTCAGTAGATTTCACAGTCTAATCAGTTGCAGGTTCCCGACTCTGACACCCTTGCTCTCCCGGTGAGACTCAGGACTATCTGCCTGACTTCAAAGCCATTCGAATTGGCTTCGCACAGAGTAAATGCGCCTGCCAGCCGGGCTTGTCCATGCGGGTTAAAACCCAGCGTGTTGCCATTATTCCACTGCATGGAAACCAGATTATCCGTTTCTCCAAAAACCCTGATTAACTGATCTTCCGAGTCGAGAGCACCGTCAGCATCTTCATCTGCAAACACCAGCCACCCTGTGTTCCAGTTCGTCAGTGAGCTATCACACCCCGACCCGTTAATGGACTTGCAAATTGAAACAGGACTTCGTCGTTTAATCGCCTCACTTCGGGCCAGCAACAAACTGCCGAACAGTGTCTGGGTATTAGCAGCAACACGACGATCTGCCAGCACATCTTTCAAAGAGGGAGCCGCAATAGTGATAAGAATCGCAAAAACAGAAAGTGTGACCAGCATTTCAGGAAGCGTCATCCCTGCCCTGCTTGTCCATTTTTGACCCGATCCGAACACCATAATCAGTTCTCTGCTTCGATACTTTGGGAAGAAGGTTTCCCATCGTCTTACTGCACTTTAGTTGTCTCTGATATCAAACCGTAGAAGCTCTGCTTCAAAGCCGGATGGTAAGATCAGTTCAACCGACCAATGGCAAAAGTCGTTCTGTTTTCAGGGATAAAAAACTTCGGCAGGGCGCAAAGTGGTAGGTACTTATAACAGCTCATCCAGATGAAATACCGCTTATCGGTATCTACTGCCAACTGCAAAAACATTGTGTTCAACTCGGCCATGCAAGGATCGGTACACTGCCTGCGGCTTGCGAAAAGAAGAAAAATAAATACAAGAAGAAATGCTTTTTCATGGATGTTCAGAATCCCATCAAGTATTCCGGCTTTACATTGATAGAGCTGATGATCACCGTGGCAATACTGGCCATCCTTGCCAGTATTGCCTACCCCAGTTTTGATGCATCCATTCAGGACAGCAGGATCACATCTCAGACCAACCGTATTTTGGGTGCACTTCACTTGGCACGAAGTGAAGCATCTGCAAGAAATGCAGCCATAACTGTCTGCGGCTCCAATGATCAGGCTACCTGCAATGACAATGACTGGTCGGATGGTTTTATTGTTCTTGAGGGAGCGAACCTTCTGCAAATCTTCGCCCCTCTTGAAGGCGGAAATCAGGTCAACGTCGTCCGAGTTGACTTCGACCAGAACGGGCAGCTTATCGCACCCATTCAACTGACTGTATGTGATGCCAGAGGTGCTGCCTTCTGTGGAACGATTCAGCTAAATGGTTCCGGACAAGCGAGAATACAATGACCAGCAATAAACTCACCTCAGAAATGGCACAGGGTTTCACGCTCATTGAAATTCTTGTAGCCGTTTTAGTCTTGTCTATAGGTCTTCTGGGAATGGCCAGCCTTCAATTATTGGGGAGCCAATCATCTCAGGGGGCCGCTTCCAGAACACAAGCTGCTCTTCTGGCCTATGACCTGGCAGAGAGAATGAGAAATAACAGAGACGCTGCTCTCAATGGCAGCTACGGTAATGGGCAGCTCGCCGCACCTAATGACCCTGCTTGTATCTTTCAAGGAGGAGGATGCAATCCAGACCAGCTTGCCGCACACGACATCAGAGAATGGCTGGATCACATTGTTGATGTGAACAATGTAGGGCTTGATGGCAATAACTGGCAACCATCAATTGCCGGTGCCACAGCATCTCTAGCCCAGAACAATAATCAATTTACTCTGACAATCAGCTGGCAGGAAACAGATAGCGGATCACAACAACTTTTACAACGAAGCTACGAAATGGGTTTCGAAATATGAAGTCGTACAACTCAAAACAATTCGGTCTTAGCCTTGTTGAACTCATGGTAGCTATTGCTCTCAGTGCCTTATTAATGCTGGGCGTAACCCGTATGTTTGCTGACTCAGTTACCTCCAATGCAACAGAAACTGCGCTTTCTGAAATCAGGGAGAGTGCTCGAATAGCTATGGATATGATTAAGCGCGACATTAGAATGGCTGGATACCAGGGAGACTGTGCTCCATCCACTATGACCTCGATGAATAACTCTGTGCTTAATTTTGCAGCTCAGGCATTAGGTGGCACTGAAGGAAATGGCACAAACAATGATACTTTAATGATGTTTACAGCATCAGAAGAGTTTTCCGATACCGATGTAAGCAGTTTTTTTTCTGCAGGCAGTATTACTCTGGAGAACTCTGTGACATACGACGCCAGTGATATATTCCTTGTTTCAGACTGCCAGAACGTTGCCATATTTACTCCTAATGCTGGTGCTGTAAACACTACTCAAATTACTCCACAACAAAATATCGATACTAGTGACATGGTTCTCCTGTCCACGTGCACTCCTGATAGCACGTGCAATCAGAGTCATCCATTATTCAGAGTAGGAAGTATGGTTGCAGGTGTACCCCAAGGTCTTATATACGACATTAACGGAACGACACTTCGTCGTGATGGCGTGGATATGGTTGACGGTATAGAGAACATGCAAATCCTATATGGCGTCATAGATAATGGTGGCCTGAGATACTGTGATATAAGCGACTTTGGTAGTACAGCGGGTGACTGCCAATGGCAAAACCTCAGAAAGGTTAGAATCAGTCTAATTGCCGTCTCCAGAGCAGCTGTACTTCCTCAGGCAACTCAACAAACTTTCCCTATTCTGAATACGGCTGCCGCAAACAATCAATTTATTGCTAATGATCGTCTCCTCAGGAGAGTTTTTACAACAACAATCAACTTAAGAAATCGGGGATAATAAAAAATGAAAACAAGAGCCCCCCATAAAGCTGAAAGAGGTGCAATTCTATTCATCTCTTTGATAATTTTGCTACTGGTTACCGTAATTGCAATCGGATCAGTACGCTACTCTACAGTGGATCAGCGCATCTCTCTGACAGTTCAACAAAAAAACTCAACGTTTCAAGCTGCTGAAAGTAGCTTAAGCCAGAATGAAAACGATATGGATCTCAAATTTGCCGTTGATCAGGCTGGTGAAGGCGGATACACACAAAGCTTCATATTTACTGATGCCTCTGGCTCCCAGGTTACAGCTCAGGCAACCACCACCCGGATAGGTATCGTCCAAGGGCAAGGCTTACGTTCCGATGGCCTTAAGCTCTACCGCTTTCGAACTGTCAGCAATGCAAACATGAATAATGCGAATACAGTCACAGAACTTGAGGCTGGTTTTATTAAAGCGGTACTGGAGTAACAGGAATAGCCTCCATGAAATTGAAGTCCATTAATATAACTTTACTCACTTCCCTTTTACTCACCACCAGTACTGCAACATGGAGTGACGATACAGACATATTCCTGAGCAATCCAAACTATGATAGTTCAATCAAGCCTAATGTACTTTTTATCCTTGATAACTCCGGTTCGATGGATTGGTCACTCATAGATAACTATGATGCAGGCTATGGAGAAGACTCTCGCCTTGATGTGCTTAAGCAGTCATTTGGTGACATTATGGCAAATGCATCTGACATCAATGCTGGTTTAATGAAACTCCACGCCCGATCAGGAGAATCAAGCCGACTCACTTTTCCTGTTACGGATATTGATGCCCTTTATGGCTCAGATATTATTCTGGCTGGAACACCTGAGCTTTTAGAATCAACCGATGATGCTACTGAAGATCTCACAACGGGCACGGTAACTACATCTTCCAACACTCTCATATTAGGTGTTGAGAGCAATTCAGCTATAAGTAATCAAGAGCAGACGTATCAGCTTCAAAACCATTATGACAGCCCTGAAGGACTTATTTCAGATGGTTCAATTTGGTATAACACATCATACTATTCATTTTATGATACTCAGCTGAATGGGCTTTATTTCAGAAATCTAAATATACCCTTTAATGCCATTATCGAAGAGGCTCATATTAGATTTCGCAGCACGTATGATACCGATGAGTTCGTGGAAATTAAAATTGACGCAGAGCTGGCGAAAAACCCGCAGCCAATGGGACCGGGTCAAAGTAATTTTGGAAATAGGCCCCGGACTTCCGCCAGCCACGTTTGGGAACCTGGTGACTGGTCAAGTAACACTAACGGAGTAACTGACGATATCTCAAGTGTCATACAGTCGATTCTGAACGACGCATCGCTCAATTGGATGGCTGGTGAAAAGCTGAACAATCTGTCACTTTTTATGGAAGTTATTGGTGGAACACCCAATGATCGTCATATATTCAAAGAGCAATCCAATGGAAGCTATAAAAACTACGCCCCCAGACTGTACATAAAATACTCTGTACCGGAGAGTACTGTTGAAAAAGTAACAGGAGTTCGCTTCCAGTCAGTAGGGATCCCCGCTGGCTCAACAATAAACAGTGCAAAAATAGAGTTTACATCCACTGAAAACAGTTCTGAGCCTATATCTCTTAATGTCTTCGCAGGGAAACCAACAGGCAACAACAATAATTCATTTTCTCAAAATAATCAAAATCTCAGCAGCAGAGAAAAATACGGACCTATAACGTGGACTCCCGGAGCCTGGTCTGCAGGAACTTCCGAAGACCCAAGTGTTCATGGAGTTGATGTAACAAGCCTACTTCAAGAGGTTGTTAATGATAGTAACTGGTGTGGAAATGACAACAGCACCTTCTATGTTAGCAAGAGTTCTGGAAGTGGTAAACGCACTGCTTACAGCATTGACGGGAACAATGCTAAAAAGCCTCGCCTCGTTGTTCAGTTCACTCCACCCGCAAACGGAACCGGTTGCATAACCTCTATCATTAACACGCGCATTAATGGTTCAGATCAGGATGCTTATGAGTGGAACTCTGATGGAGGTATCTATTTATATAACAATGAGATTCGCATGGGTGGTAATTCAAGCACCTATTCTACAGGCGGTCTTCATTACCCAAGATTACCCCTGAAGAAAAATGCCACCATTTTAGAAGCCTATCTTGAATTGACCTCGCATAATAATAATTCAGGGAACATGTCAATCCGTATTCAGGCAGAGGACCAGGATACTTCGTCAGCATTTGTCAGTGGCTACAGAAATATTACCTATCGTAACAACTTAACCTCTGCATCTGTTGACTGGTCAATTCAGGAAAACTGGATTACTGGCATCACTTATCGCTCGCCGGATATAAAAGATGTTATCACTGAAGTCATCAGCAGAAATGGCTGGCAGGCTGGCAATAATCTGACCCTGATCCTCAAGGCCACCGGGGGTGAGCGTTATGCAAAGAGTTACGATAATAGTCCATCATCTTCCCCTCGACTAATAGTTAAAGTTGCAGACGGTGGTATCGACACAAGTGCGGGCTATAGAGTTAAAGACCATCTTGTATCTCTAGTTGAGAATATGTCGGCTGGTGGAGGCACCCCCATTGTTCCGAGTATGTACAATGCAGCCAATTACTACACAAGCGCTTTTCGGGGGAACCAAACTCCCATAGTTAACTCTTGCCAATCCAACCATCTTGTATTGTTGACTGATGGACAAGCGAACAGCAATACCTCTACAGCAGTAGATGGCATTGCCAGCTTGATCGGCCAGACCTGTTCAGGAGATGCCTACAATGATGGTGAAAAGTGTGGCAGATCCCTTGCAAAGTGGATGGCTACAAACGATCTGGTTGATACCGTTGAGTCTGTCAATACAGTAACCACTCACACAATCGCTTTTGCAACACAAGCTGATCAGAATGCCAAACAGTTCATGCAGAATTTGGCCTATCAGGGAAGAGACAGAACGAAACCCGATAGCGAAGTAGGCTACTATGAGGCAAAAAACGCTCAGGATCTGGCAAATGCTTTCAACGATATTGTTAACGGCATTCTTGACAAGGAAAGTACTTTTGCAGCGCCTGGTGTTGCTGCAAACTCATTCAACCAATCCCGGCACCTGAACAAGATTTTCTACAGCGTCTTCAAGCCCTCTCTCACCGATCGCTGGATAGGAAACCTTAAAAAGTACCAGTTGCTCACTGACAATAATGACTCCACAGAAATTTATGACGGTAGTACCCCCCCTCTCCCGGCGATAGATCAGGAAACAGGTTTCTTTAATGATGCTTCCAAAAGTTTTTGGAGTGCGACGCAGGATGGCAAAAACGTTGATGAAGGTGGTGCAGCCAGTCGCTTCAATAGTGCAGATAACCGTAAAATATTTACCTATATTGGTCAAAATCCAGCGGGCACTTCTGTCTCTATTGCGGCTGATAATCAACAATTGAAAATTACAAACTCAAATCTGACACCTGACCTGTTTGGCCTGAATAATGCTGATGTTGCCAGGAAGAATGAATTAATAAATTGGCTAAGAAACCCTAACACCTGGATGGGAGACCCCCTCCACTCCAGACCCGCATTGGCAAATTACCGGTGTCGCAACCAAACCGTAGACAACCTCTACAGTTGTAGTGAAGATAACCTGGAGCTTGCCCTGTTCATTGGCAGCAATGATGGAATGTTCCATGCGTTCAACACCACCCCCATATCCGGTCAAGAGCAAAATATGGAATACTTCTCGTTTATTCCACAAGAGTTATTGCCAATACTGGATACTCTCGAGGAAAACAACACAACAAGCCGTATACCAGGACAGCAGGGCCGCCCCTATGGTTTGGATGGTGACATTACCTTATGGACCAACGATGTGAATGGTAATGGTGTGATTTATGGTGGTGCAGACACTATGGACTACGACAATGACAGCGATACCCTGTTAATACCCAGTGACACTCTAAACCCGAATGAGTTCGTATATGCCTATGTCGGCATGCGTCGCGGAGGACGAAACTATTATGCATTGGATGTCACAGATTTAAGCACTCCTGAAATGCTTTGGTTCATTCGTGGAGGTGAAGGTAATTTCAGTCGACTTGGACAAACCTGGTCTAAGCCAATTAAAGCAAAAATAAGAATAGGTAAGTCGGTCGACAGCTCAATAGATAACAAAGTAAGCAGCAACCTTACTGAAACCATTGATGTACTTGTCTTTTCAGGAGGCTACGACAACAGTCAGGATGCCTCTGCAATATACAAGGCAGACACCATGGGTAATGCAATATACATTGTTGATGCAAGTACGGGTGAACTCCTTTGGCACGTAAGCCCAGATAATACTGCCTCACTTAAGCTGAATAAAATGCAATACAGCATCCCTGGCGGAGTCAGCCTGGCCGATCTCCAAGGAGATGGATTCCCGGATCAGATTCTGTTCGGAGATACCGGAGGCCAGCTTTGGCGCTTATACCTGAATCAGTGCATACCCATTTCAAACGATAACGGAGAGTACAGCAACGATCATTGTGCTGTTACTTCAAGAAGTGAATTGGGTAATCTGGTCTGGCCAAGTGACTCGGATGGTAATGGAATCTGGGATAACGACGACGGGGTTATGGCTTACATCGGTTATCCAACAGCTCAAGACACTTCTCAGAGCATACAAACAGATAACGCGCGCAAGTTCTATACCCGCCCCGACATTACAACTTTCG
This window harbors:
- a CDS encoding GspH/FimT family pseudopilin; translated protein: MVFGSGQKWTSRAGMTLPEMLVTLSVFAILITIAAPSLKDVLADRRVAANTQTLFGSLLLARSEAIKRRSPVSICKSINGSGCDSSLTNWNTGWLVFADEDADGALDSEDQLIRVFGETDNLVSMQWNNGNTLGFNPHGQARLAGAFTLCEANSNGFEVRQIVLSLTGRARVSESGTCN
- a CDS encoding GspH/FimT family pseudopilin, with amino-acid sequence MDVQNPIKYSGFTLIELMITVAILAILASIAYPSFDASIQDSRITSQTNRILGALHLARSEASARNAAITVCGSNDQATCNDNDWSDGFIVLEGANLLQIFAPLEGGNQVNVVRVDFDQNGQLIAPIQLTVCDARGAAFCGTIQLNGSGQARIQ
- the pilV gene encoding type IV pilus modification protein PilV; this translates as MKGSTRNLINRVYQKGIGLIEVMVALMVISVGVLGMAGLQTKSLQHNQLAYFRSQAVIVVNDMMDRIRANKTVAATGSDYITTETEHVAAACSTQEFINSCESATCSESQLATYDVQQWKFQMACQLPDATGSIAIEDTSSGRVYVITLKFNDSHGAQAAREVVLRSAL
- a CDS encoding PilC/PilY family type IV pilus protein, which translates into the protein MKLKSINITLLTSLLLTTSTATWSDDTDIFLSNPNYDSSIKPNVLFILDNSGSMDWSLIDNYDAGYGEDSRLDVLKQSFGDIMANASDINAGLMKLHARSGESSRLTFPVTDIDALYGSDIILAGTPELLESTDDATEDLTTGTVTTSSNTLILGVESNSAISNQEQTYQLQNHYDSPEGLISDGSIWYNTSYYSFYDTQLNGLYFRNLNIPFNAIIEEAHIRFRSTYDTDEFVEIKIDAELAKNPQPMGPGQSNFGNRPRTSASHVWEPGDWSSNTNGVTDDISSVIQSILNDASLNWMAGEKLNNLSLFMEVIGGTPNDRHIFKEQSNGSYKNYAPRLYIKYSVPESTVEKVTGVRFQSVGIPAGSTINSAKIEFTSTENSSEPISLNVFAGKPTGNNNNSFSQNNQNLSSREKYGPITWTPGAWSAGTSEDPSVHGVDVTSLLQEVVNDSNWCGNDNSTFYVSKSSGSGKRTAYSIDGNNAKKPRLVVQFTPPANGTGCITSIINTRINGSDQDAYEWNSDGGIYLYNNEIRMGGNSSTYSTGGLHYPRLPLKKNATILEAYLELTSHNNNSGNMSIRIQAEDQDTSSAFVSGYRNITYRNNLTSASVDWSIQENWITGITYRSPDIKDVITEVISRNGWQAGNNLTLILKATGGERYAKSYDNSPSSSPRLIVKVADGGIDTSAGYRVKDHLVSLVENMSAGGGTPIVPSMYNAANYYTSAFRGNQTPIVNSCQSNHLVLLTDGQANSNTSTAVDGIASLIGQTCSGDAYNDGEKCGRSLAKWMATNDLVDTVESVNTVTTHTIAFATQADQNAKQFMQNLAYQGRDRTKPDSEVGYYEAKNAQDLANAFNDIVNGILDKESTFAAPGVAANSFNQSRHLNKIFYSVFKPSLTDRWIGNLKKYQLLTDNNDSTEIYDGSTPPLPAIDQETGFFNDASKSFWSATQDGKNVDEGGAASRFNSADNRKIFTYIGQNPAGTSVSIAADNQQLKITNSNLTPDLFGLNNADVARKNELINWLRNPNTWMGDPLHSRPALANYRCRNQTVDNLYSCSEDNLELALFIGSNDGMFHAFNTTPISGQEQNMEYFSFIPQELLPILDTLEENNTTSRIPGQQGRPYGLDGDITLWTNDVNGNGVIYGGADTMDYDNDSDTLLIPSDTLNPNEFVYAYVGMRRGGRNYYALDVTDLSTPEMLWFIRGGEGNFSRLGQTWSKPIKAKIRIGKSVDSSIDNKVSSNLTETIDVLVFSGGYDNSQDASAIYKADTMGNAIYIVDASTGELLWHVSPDNTASLKLNKMQYSIPGGVSLADLQGDGFPDQILFGDTGGQLWRLYLNQCIPISNDNGEYSNDHCAVTSRSELGNLVWPSDSDGNGIWDNDDGVMAYIGYPTAQDTSQSIQTDNARKFYTRPDITTFGRNGRLNIGIAMGSGKRSDPLGRINQHTEDRFFFITSEESYNPSFSSDSSDDNYKSKRSVPKHTMYNVNNNDLIEISYSQNSDGDYVTSVPTGSDTLQKGWYLSMSTIPGLHEKVLSDPTIYNSEIYFSSFTPEADATNTCSAVTGRSWAWKTSLDGQVIDRDRINTNGIVDASVFIRLAKDESSDSEPSPQPDGGTPPPGGGTNPTPDGENPSPDGENPDPDSEENPSSENDSTCLMFNGTDGEEVACPNFEGSSYWRQVR
- a CDS encoding PilX N-terminal domain-containing pilus assembly protein — translated: MKTRAPHKAERGAILFISLIILLLVTVIAIGSVRYSTVDQRISLTVQQKNSTFQAAESSLSQNENDMDLKFAVDQAGEGGYTQSFIFTDASGSQVTAQATTTRIGIVQGQGLRSDGLKLYRFRTVSNANMNNANTVTELEAGFIKAVLE
- a CDS encoding PilW family protein; protein product: MKSYNSKQFGLSLVELMVAIALSALLMLGVTRMFADSVTSNATETALSEIRESARIAMDMIKRDIRMAGYQGDCAPSTMTSMNNSVLNFAAQALGGTEGNGTNNDTLMMFTASEEFSDTDVSSFFSAGSITLENSVTYDASDIFLVSDCQNVAIFTPNAGAVNTTQITPQQNIDTSDMVLLSTCTPDSTCNQSHPLFRVGSMVAGVPQGLIYDINGTTLRRDGVDMVDGIENMQILYGVIDNGGLRYCDISDFGSTAGDCQWQNLRKVRISLIAVSRAAVLPQATQQTFPILNTAAANNQFIANDRLLRRVFTTTINLRNRG
- the pilV gene encoding type IV pilus modification protein PilV, whose product is MTSNKLTSEMAQGFTLIEILVAVLVLSIGLLGMASLQLLGSQSSQGAASRTQAALLAYDLAERMRNNRDAALNGSYGNGQLAAPNDPACIFQGGGCNPDQLAAHDIREWLDHIVDVNNVGLDGNNWQPSIAGATASLAQNNNQFTLTISWQETDSGSQQLLQRSYEMGFEI